In Indicator indicator isolate 239-I01 chromosome 7, UM_Iind_1.1, whole genome shotgun sequence, the sequence TTAACAAATCAGGATTCAGACATTTCTTCCAACAATGCTGACATCACAATAAATGAATACAAAACACAAATAACTTATAACAGCTAACAAAAAGGAATATTGAACTGACGAACAGATAATTCCATGCTCTCGTCTACTCTGCATTTCAGATCTCATAGTTTCTGAATTTCCTCAGAAGCTCTGATGGGGCATCCCCCGACCAGCGGAAACGCAAATGCCAGTAATTAGCCTCGGAAAATCctgggaaaaagagaaatgcaagTAAACTATTATAAACATGCATAAAACTAAGCTGTTTGAAATAATACTTAATAATCTTCCTCTctaagtaaggaaaaaaatgatcaCTTCCAGTGCTCTTGAGTAGCAGACACAACCTCCGCATTCCTGGCACCATTTGAACAAGAActcaagcaaaaaaaccaaacctcatCTGGAAAGAGTCCAAAGGAGAACCACAGGAGTGATGGTAGTCCAGAAAAGAGCATATACAAAGGAAAACTGAACATATTGCTTTTGTTTAatctaaagaagaaaagagagaaagtgacATGATAAATGTCCAAGGACATAAAAGGCAGCACTGTGGAGGGAACGTACAGATACCACTTTCCACATATAAGGAACTAAAGGAGTTTTTCTGCAATTTATCTATCACTTCTGGGCGTGGATACTAAAATTTTACGTTCCTGTATGATGAAACTTAGTGTTAAAATCTCTTATTCAGACTGAAACAGCTACGTGGCTTTGTAGTCCACAACTTTTACTGACCAGTAGACAGCAACTGAAAATAGCCCAGATTAAAAGTGAAATCAAATGTAATAAATTTTCCTGGAGTAAAGCAAAAGCACTATCAACACCCAAACATCAAGTATGGACACCGATGTGCATAGAGGCCCTAAAAAGATATCCTAATACTAacataaaaattaatatattaataaatataaatatatggCCAGTAGATAAATTAAGTTGGGCATTTGATGAGCTTGATATTTTTCCCATTCACATCTATGGAAAtgaaatcaaaattaaaaaaaaatgaagagaaagaagatgcCTGCAAAGAACACTCACCattaaaaggaataaaatgatCCTTTCTTTCCTTGCAACTGTAACTGCTCTAAAAAGGATGCAGTGATGATTTAATTACAAAAAAACAATAACCAGTATAATGTTCTAGAGTGTAATTATTAAATACAAGACATTAAGGTATGCCACACATACATTTGTGTGTTACATTTCCTTATCTCTTTTCTGCATTCCACAAGTGTTTGGGATTAAATGAGGTTTTGCTCTGTTCACAGTTCAACTTCATTTTGTGTGTGATCAGGGTAGGAAGAAATGAATGACTTTGTTTAACAATAATTCTCTAGTAACAAAGGCCTAAGGTGATTAAATTCCTGAAGGATTAAGCAGGACAGAGAGTGGCCCTTGGAGTAAGTAAACTTTGATTCAGACACAGTAGCATAAACAACAGACAGAAAACACCACCTGCCCAGGTGGCAGCTCGTGAAATACACATTTATTCTGCTGCATGCACTGTTGTTACAAAAGAAGCCTTCAAGTCCCAATTTTTACTCCTCATTAACTCATTGGATGCAAACTGTGCAGAAGTAGTGAATATTGGATAACAGTAACAACAACAGAAGTCTTTTATTCGATAGTTTTTAAagtttggtgttttctttttttcaatcaCTGAGAATAGTTGCCTctcccccaccttttttttcccattgtgaTATAGCACCAAAATTCAACTTTCCATTTTCgtattttccttctcatttttggttttactagtaaacaagcaagcaaacgtGGGGTAGAGAGGAAGCCTGAAAGCTTCAAAATTAAACAACAAGatcaaaaccccaacccaaaaccacatTGAAAACGCTACCCATTAAACATATTATACTGGAGAAAAACTTCTCATGACTAAAAATCAACATTTTTGGCCAATCCCTGGCTACTGCAATTTTCTGTAACTGCTGTTTTCCCTTACTTGGGGAGTCTGGATTCTTGGAAGACTGTGGTTTTACATCAGGAACTGCAACATCTTCTTGCTCTCTGTTCCCATCCGACAACCCATCCTCATTGTTTTCAGGCTGTTGGGTCCAAATCTCATCAGTTACGTTACTGCTATTATTCAAGTCAGGAGCTTCCAGCATTTGGTCCTTCTTACTTTGGACAGCCCAGTGCATTGActaaagaaatgcaaaaataaCAAAGAGCTAATTCCTGTGCTTGAAGAGATTTCCAAtgaatttgtcttttctttcttatgtGTTGCAATAAATGGTTAAATCAAGCACCTAGTAGAAAGAAGCTTGCAGGTGAGTGAGACAGAGGAAAGCATGGTTACACACTGCAAATACCTTTTGAGAAGATAGCTCATGTCAGGTGAGAATGTATGAGCTCAGCAAATAATTATAAGGGTCTTTTATTAAATTTCTTCTGTCATGATTTCAGACCTTTTTTAAGAGGACTTGAGTTATAAAATGCCCATCTTCAAAGCTGTCTTCGACTTCAAGGTGCCCTCTGAAAGCAAGACAATTTGGGAAGATTTTTTACTGAAGTCTAGAGAACGACTTCTGTTTGGAATTGAACTAAGCTTGATGGGATACCTCTAGAAATCATTTAAGCTCTGACAATGTTTTAGTTGAAGAGGCTCTCAAACTTCTTGTAAGCAGAATTTAAATGGACAGAACTGTCAAGGGGAAACATTTATTCTCCTGCCTTAAAATATGGCCATGCAGACTTGTAACTATCATTCACCCtgtaaggcaggaaaaaaattaattaatcaaACAGACTACCAAATTATCACACTAGCAAATGTAGAAGAGAAAAGAATCCTCAGAAAGTGTCTGTCACAAATCATCCCATTGGCATAGGAGGGCCTCTCCAAAGATGTCTTTGAAGCCTAGGGTTGCAAGGAACCTATTTTCTGAATTTTTCAGTGAGGTCTTTATTTAATCAGATAGCATGAAAACCTACCTGATAAGCAATATAACAAAAGGAGAATACATTATACAAAGATCCTAGCTTTAATCTAGccttgaagagaaagaaaaggttcTTACAAAAGCAAAGCGTGCTGAAGCATTTGAAAAGTGCCCTCAAGTTACACTTCATATAGTACACATAAAAGCAGCAACTTGATAAACTCACTCGAAAAACACTAGCCTGAAACACTTCTGTGAATGGGCTGCTACAGCCCTCCAATTTTTCCTACATTTCCTTAACATCCTTAGTGAAGGAACACTCTGCTCTAATCCCATCATCAGTGTTGAAACATCCCCTCGCTCACCACAACTCTTTCTCTGGATCAGCCCTACCTCCCCGGGCTCCTGAAGGGCCAAAGGTATACAACACCAACCGTTTTCACAGACTGGCTGAGGGCCTCCCACTGCTGGAAGGGAATAGGAATTTTGCTCCGTCGCCAGTAGTCATATTGCGCTCGGCTCTCTTCATTAGTAAGAATCTCCTtagcctgctgcagcttctggaaGTTCTCCACTAGGACACAAACcaagaagatttaaaaaaatcaatccagtatttgctttcaaataaattaattcagGTATGAAAAGGGTGGTGCCAACAATGGCTTAGAGCGAACAGAGTAGAGGAGACAAGAAGGAGAACTTAGTGACAAAGGTATATGGTTGTTTTGCTTACAGCTTTGCAGAGTTTTAGCAGGCTTtaagatcacagcacctgtggGGGACAACTGGTAGCATTTTCTAATGAAAGCTAAAAGGCTTGTTTGTCCATTAGCTTCCAAAGCTCCTAAATTTACATCCGGAGAAACTCGCAGCGTACAGCAGGCAAAGACACAAGTCATCCCCTGCAGACAGCCTTCAAAAGGGAAATTAAACTTAAGCAGCAATGCTTCAAGGGAACAGATGTCCACAGCAGCAAGGAAGCCAGAGCGAAGCACAACACCCAGAAAACATGAGCAGGGGAGAAAGACAAGTAAAATGGATGAGAAAGAGGCATCTAAACAAGGTTCAAATTAAGTAACTTGTGCATATTATTAGGTATGTTTTCTAAACATGCTGAAGTGTTGTCTTGAATGTCAGACTGCATGAAATCAGAGCTCATCCTTCTCCCCACATGgtaattttttattaaatgGTTACTAAGGATGCAGCTGCATGTTACTATTTGTAGAAAGGTTATAAAGATTCAGATTTTAATCAATGAGTCACCTATGCTACAGTGATCTATTATTAATTTATTCCAGTTGACAAATTagagaaatttcttttttgACACACACAAGCCCAAACACTAATCAAACTTGATAACTAGAAATCAAACAACAGGCAACAGATTGAGGGGGCAAGCagttctattttctttttctagtgtTACTAGTTTTCAACAAATAAAAGGTCTATTTTAATTACACTTTACTGAGTGTTTAGCTgatgaaatttaaaaaagtaTATACTTTCACCAGTACTGCAAAAATGTATTTAACAAACAAAGCACGTTCAGGTAAACAGAGCATAAACTATTTCTTCCTGATAAGCAAAGCTACTTCAGAATTCAGCACTTGGCCTCCCTTTTTGATTTATTTAGTTCAAATTAACTGggggatgggatgagatggGGGGTTAGTCCAGGCCAGGACCATGCACTGGAATAGCCTTTTGCTTCCCTGCTGCAATAGGCAGAATTTTCTGCAAAGATGATTCCAGTGGTCACACTGGGACTTGAGCTATCATTTAGAAGAAATTAAGTCTTAGTGATGTTATTGTTAACAGGCTGTGGATGGTCTCTCAAGCACCAAGGGTCAGGGGTTTTCCTTGTCAAGTAATTGCAAAGTGAGGAATCCCATCTATTCTGCCCTATAACAAGCTccaccccccttcccccagGCTCAGACAGCACCTCAATAAGGAAAGCCAAGCCCTACTGAGGAACACGAGTCTCATTTAACATCTGCTACATTCCCATCTCTGCTTTCTCAGAGGAGGATGTGGATGATGTCAAACTCACACAGGTAGGGAGGGTTCAGTCTGTACTTGTGTTGCTCAGTTTATAGTTGAACTAATAGAAGAATCCAAAGGAAAAGTTTTGTGCATTAATTACATGTGCCTCTCATGTTGATTAATTGTTATAAAACAGATTTTTGATGGGGCCCATAATTGCAATCAGAACAATCTTTATTATAAGAACATAAACTATTCAGACATCAGTGAGCACCAAGGAGAGCCATCGTGCGGTGATGAATGGGACAGACTGTCTCCAGATAACATTGGTGCTGCTTCACCAGTACACATATGATGAACTGCACACTTCACAAACCCAAAAGATAGCTGCTGTTCTGCTAACAGATGGCTACTCATGTGGTGCTGGCCTCTCCTCATTTCCAGTcattaaattacattaaaagaAGCCAAAGTACATTTTAATGTGTTCACGATGGCCTTGTTCGTGGAAGCAAATTAACTCATTGGTGCAAGTACAGCACTTGGAATACCACTGAGCATGGAAGCAGGCCAACTTCATAGGTCTAGAGAGGGAACCACTCTATGAATAATTTTCTGGATTAAAAGACGTTCTACcatacaaagaagaaaaaaattgaaaagcctagggaaaaaaaaaacactcaacCAGTCAAAAACAGATCCAAGAAGCGTCGTCTTGCTCTATCACTTAGGAGTATGCAAGAGTTAGAAAAGAGCTTGCCATTTAAATACAACACAGTACAAATGACAATTAAAATATCTTGGAGAAAGATAATATTTAGAAAAGTTTTAAGGGTGAATTTAATATCTTAGTCATGgtaattaaagggaaaaaaatgtttttaaacagaGATGAATACATACCTGCTTCAGGGTTTCCAGGGTGTTTGTCGGGATGACATTCAAGGGCTTTAATCTTATATTCTGCAATAATTTGTTCAACCTAAACAGAATGTTGAGATTTAAGTGAGTAAAGACATACACAAAGATTTTTCAACTGTGCTTTTTGAAAGGGGTTCAAAGGAACAACGAAGAATGCTCCAAGACTTTTTTCCTACCTCAGTTTTAGAGGCTTTAATACAACAAATTCGGCAACAATCTCCTGCCAGTGACACTGCTTATTTTTAACTTATCCTTGTTTTTCTGAAGCTCAGTCATCCTATATGCCAAGGTCGCTTTAAGAAAAATGTGTAAAGATTGTGTGTGCAAAACCCTCCCCTCACGTTTGATCACACAGGCAAAAAGCATCGGTTCAGATAGGATTACAGACTCATAGAACTggcttttaagatcatctagcccaaccattctctaactctactaaggctggtgctaaaccatgtcactcagcaccacatctctgcctctttgaaacacctccagtgatggggactcAAACATCTCCCCAGGAGCTCTTCACTTTGTTTAATCAACTCTACTTTTTAATGAAGTCTCACTGCAAGAAGCAAAGACTTTCTGTATTGCTGAAGATCAGTTTGTGGGATTGGCTGCCTTTCTCCATATCCTCTTCACAGAAAATTTAGCTAGTACCACATCACTTTCCATCTTGGATGCCCCAAAGCTAGACAACTAGCAGCTCACACTCTTCCTGTAAAGCTAATTTGCTGTGGAAAAAGGTTGACTTGGAATAGAATAAATCTATAATCAATATTAGAGTACCGGCATGTATTAGATGTTGGTTAATTACAGGTTCCCTCACAGTTTATAGCACCACAAAGGATTACAACCACTGGGAAATCAAAGATATTAACAGTTAACAAAATACAGGAAGTAACTGGAGTAGCCATAAGCTTAGATTTTGAAATGTTCATATTTTTCAAAGTATCTTGGCTTCTTACGAAAATTCAGAAGCCAAAACTTCCTTATACCattccagcacagctccagttTTCACAAGAGTTTGCCCTGACACGTTAGCTGCTATTTTTCCCTTGCTAGAAAAGCTGTTGTATAATTTCTTATCCTCCAAACTCTGATAGAGCCATATACTATTTAAGttatttatttgaaaattaaGACTCATAACATTTTGTTTAGAATAAAATTACACTTTCCTCACCTGGCTGGTCAAACTTCATTGCCACGTGCTGGGAAAAACGTGGTCTACAGTGGTATTGTAAGAATTCTACACTTCTCACTCTTCTCAGTAACTTCTTCCAGAAGGACAAGGGAGTCagcaaaacacttaaaaatatatacattgtACAGAAAACTTGTTGAAACTGGTTACTGTAGAGCTACTTACCATCTCTAACCTTTGTTCATATAAAGGGGAACTTTAAAGTTAAAATATGTACAGCAGCAGAGGGGTAGTGCAGAAGTCTTCAGCTTAAACACACATCAGTAGAAGGAAAAATTTAATAGAATTTGATACAAAATATATGAAATTTCTGTAAAACATTCAATGAGATGTTTTACCAAGAAAGGTATCCAATAGACACTATATATGAATAGCATTGCCCTGGGAAGAAGAATGTAGATTACATCTCCTCTCTTCAAGTCTGAAGATGAACTAGGTATCCATGACCTCAATTCTACAAGAAGCCCAGAATTAACATGTGTGTTTACTTGAATACAGGGGGACAGCTGTAGAAACCGAGGCTACGTGTGCTTAAATACTACTGCCAAGTCAAAAATAATCTAGAaacatctgctgcttctcccaacAAGTAACACTCAACAGATTATTTTTCAGGTGTCATTCATTCCATCactttaatttcatttctaaGCAATGATTGAAAAAATCATTATCTTATGTACTCGCACTACTCATTAATTGCTGAGCCGTTAAGGAATTTTTAGTGTGAGGCAGaaaatgagaagcagcagctgtgaaagAAGCCTGCAGAGAAACTTTAACACCGCCCTCTGCTGGAATATCTTCTTGGGAGCTACCTCAGGAGAGGCGCTGAACTAACTGCCTTCAGTAGCAGACCGAAGAGGCTTTATTAAGCAGCACGCTTGCAGAGGGATGAAATGACTGATGAAATTTACTGAGAAGACAGCTTTTATCCCCACTGAGGATATCCTTCATTACAGCAGATCAGCCACATTCCTTTTCCAAAATCGAATTACAATTCCAGTTAATATAAAAAATAGATTTACAAATATTAGCAAACCACTGACTCAAACTGTCCAAAAATGCTGCAAGACAACTTTATGAAGAACACTTGTTTTAACTACAAGTCATTCAACGATTGTTTAGCCAAATCTCTTGCAAAGTATCTACCTGATACTGAAACAAAGTAATAAAACTAGTACTTGAATATTATAAAAATTAGCATTTTTAATTCATTAATATGATGAAAGAGAGATGtgatttttgggttttcttcccaAGCAATGAATAAATTTCTTAATAAATgttaaacatatatatatataaactgaGGAACTCAACAGTATTATTAGTGAGCTACAGCTATGAACATTCATTGTATTAGTTGCATATAAATAACTTTTTCCatcttttaaaatggaaaaaatattccaaattaTCATTTGAATGTTGTCAAGTGTACGCAATCGGCTCATGATTCATAACTGTATCACATTTTATCAGATGTTGAACTAATGAATAAGCCATTATTTCAGCAGTATCTATAATATGATCTTGATTTATAAGACACTTAATATAAGCCTTTCTCTAGGCTCTTACTATCAGTATACAGACCAGAAAACAGAGCTCTACAAAGGGAGACACTAAAAGGTAAAGTTGTCAAGAAAGCAGGTTCCCGACGCATTTCTAACAGTCCTGCTTGCAAAGATAACCAACTCCAGATCCCTGCTGCAGACGGGCAAGTGCATTCCAAACGCTATTAACCTGGAGGGGAGGTGGGGCAGGCTCTTACCGTAGACAGCTCATCGCATCCTAGCAAGTTGTAGTAATCTTCCAAGTCATCCGGTCTGCAGTTCAGAATTGCATCCATCTAGTCTGCTCCAGCAGGCTTTGCCCAGCCGTTGCACAGAGGCTGTGGAACAGAACCTCAATACCGAGCTGGCACAGGGCTTTAAAAGTAGCCCGAGGGAACAGACGACTTGCACTCCCGCCTACCGCTCTCCAGTGCTTATTGAGGCTGGCAGCTGACACGCAGGCgttttctgcagctccctgcctgccattGGCCCCCGCAGGATGCCAATCCGGCTGCATGAACCTGTGGATGGCAGTGCTCCCTGGGACTTGTAGTTGCCAGGTCACTTCAGCAATCAAACCGCTGGAATCGCCCGGACTGAAAAGACTTGGGATAATGACTAAAATCTGCATTTGACATTTCAATCACACCATCACACATAAAGCCACCTCAAATCAGACACACACTTAGAAGCTTTCTTACACCTGAGCCTACAGACACTAAAATATACATAATACCCTAAGAATACACTAAGGCATACAGACATAGTACTCTTCAATAACAAACAGCTCTTGTACGTCTTTGTTGTACGTCTGACAAAATTAAGACTATGACGATACAAAATACTTGCAGCTATGAGACTCTCATGCAAAATTACTTCCAAATTTTATAGTGAGGGTCTGTATTGTGTGTAAAACACATTCTTTGCAAAACTCACTTTACATGGtacttaaatatatttaattttgaaCTGTGATCAAGGTCTCAGTCCAACAAAGTCTGTAGACTCTACAGCTGTAGCGTGTTCTGTGATTAAAAAGATGGTTTCCTAGGTGTAATACTAACCACTTACTGAAGTCTTTCTTCTGGAGCCTAAGCAGCTctgattttacttttctgatCCCTCCAACAGCTTTATAATTTCAAGATGTTTCATATCACTAAGTACTGCTGTCTAAGCTAACACTTAAAATGAACAGTTATGCAGCGTTAGATGCAGTAACCTAGTCAGAATGCAGAACAGATACACAGAGCATGTCCAGGGCTAGAACAGATATGTGTTGGACACTCAGAACTGTTTTTCAAATACTGTCTATATAATCCCTGCATTTACAAGTCTTCGATTTTATTATCTATACTACTAATCTTCTGGAATTATCTACATATAATATTACTTCCACTGCTTTCTCTTCAAGCATTTATTGTCTGAAATTTCCTGTTTTCACTGTATGTTCCAGATAGCCTAATAAGATCATAAAAtacataaagcagaaaaaaacaatattaaacagaaaaaaacaatattAAACAGTGAAAGTGTTTAAACCTGTTAGAAAACACTACTCCCATATTTCTGGGTAAATAAAACAATAGCTTCACTTTCTCAACAAAGTGGAAGAATTAGCAATTGCaaatctttccctttcctccatttgccaggaaaaaaatacaaagagaaaaCTAAAATAAAGGCTTTTAGCAAGAGATcatgtaaatatttaaatagaCTGCACTTGGTGGGAGGATAAAAAACAGCTACAGCTGTCCCTCTTCCTAACAGCACTCCTGACATACTGTTCTGGCCAAGTGTTTCCGGCATATTTGCataagggaaaagggaaagctcTTTAACCCTTTCCCCCTCCAGCTTTCAGTAGCTGTTTCTGTGCTGTAGGTGAAATGCACATCCAAGAGCTGAACTCACATGACAAAATACTGAGACTGGCAAGCTGCTTGTCCACAGGGAATTTGCTTGCTTAAGCCTTGATCCTGTCTATACTCGTCTGTTCAGACAAAACAAACAGGGGCTTTGATTTAACTGCAGCAATAACCATACTTTCATCCCTCTCCTCAGGTGATTTCAAAAACTTGGGGCATACAGGGTCCCACAGCACAATCTAAAAGTTTGCATGTGTAGGACACAAAATACTGATACTGAGTAACGGCTGAGACTTTTAGTGCTCCTACTGGCTTCAGTGGAACAACTCACAGAGTAAAgcattattaaaagaaaaaataaaagaaaaaaaagagcgaGAGAACCTTTATGCAATAcgcagaaaaaaattaaaagcttgcCTTCAGGACATGAACTTTATTTGGAAGATAATCACAGTGAAGGAGATGACACAGGTGATGTATCCATGTGTTTTGGTTAGTAAGGCTCAAATTAAAAACAGTACTGAAAGTAGGGAAATTTCGTATCTTTCTGcaccaaccacaaacaaaacctttcTATTCATTGCTAACACATCATCAACAATTTCACTTGTTTAGAGCCCAAAGAGAAACCAAATTCTGGTTCAGTGTAACAGGAAGTTTAACATCAACTAGTAGAAGCTATAAATAGACCTTTAAATAAACCAGCAAAATTTGGAAAGCTCCATTTGAATTTATTCCTATAAAATACATTACATTTTCCATCGACTTTAGTTGTTTTGTCACAACAGCAGAGCAACAATTTTCAAGTTCAAGGCACAATATTACTCAAATTGAGTTTTGCATTTCTTGCTCCACGCTTCTCCCCACCAATGCTCAGAGTTGCAGACACAAAGGAGGACCTCACCACTACCACAAGGGCTTCCTGGTTTTGTACATCATTAACATGTACAAATCCTTGCAATATTAGAGTCAGCTTGAGGATCCTTAAATCATTTCTTCACCAAAGCCTTTGCAGAAAGCTTTCAATTATACACCTGTGTCACTTCCATATTTCCTTCCCGAGAGCAGTCTTCACATAAATGAGCACCAAAACATCTATTAAAGCCACACTTCTTCTTTACATGCTGACAAAGGCATGTTGCATATGCATTTTAAGAAATTTGAATGTTGCCTCAGCTTCAATAAGGAAAAGGAATGCTTGCAGACAAATTTACACAGAATTAAAACCCAACTGTTCTTATGCACATCTGATTGATTACTTCATAGCTTGGTTTTGAGATACAGGTCTTATGCACATCTGATTACTTCATAGCTTGGTTTTGAGATACAGGTCTTATGCACATCTGATTACTTCATAGCTTGGTTTTGAGATACAGGTCTTATGCACATCTGATTGATTACTTCATAGCTTGGTTTTGAGATACAGGTCTTATGCACATCTGATTGATTACTTCATAGCTTGGTTTTGAGATACAGGTCTTATGCACATCTGATTACTTCATAGCTTGGTTTTGAGATACAGGTCTTATGCACATCTGATTACTTCATAGCTTGGTTTTGAGATACAGGTCTTATGCACATCTGATTACTTCATAGCTTGGTTTTGAGATACAGGTCTTATGCACATCTGATTACTTCATAGCTTGGTTTTGAGATACAGGTACTGTGAGAAATGCCATGTGCATCTTTTGGGGGACTATTAATAACTGAAagaaccagggaaaaaaaattattctcctTCTACAAAACAAGTCAGGTATCTATACAATAAtccctttaaaacaaaaaat encodes:
- the DNAJC12 gene encoding dnaJ homolog subfamily C member 12, translating into MDAILNCRPDDLEDYYNLLGCDELSTVEQIIAEYKIKALECHPDKHPGNPEAVENFQKLQQAKEILTNEESRAQYDYWRRSKIPIPFQQWEALSQSVKTSMHWAVQSKKDQMLEAPDLNNSSNVTDEIWTQQPENNEDGLSDGNREQEDVAVPDVKPQSSKNPDSPRFSEANYWHLRFRWSGDAPSELLRKFRNYEI